Genomic segment of Lemur catta isolate mLemCat1 chromosome 2, mLemCat1.pri, whole genome shotgun sequence:
CCAAAGCTTTCCAGGTAATATTGCTGATGCAGTgtctgctttatatattttttggcctATGGAAGAACTTGACATGACCCTAAAGATAGCTTTGACATTTTAAGCCTCCAGGGTTTTTCTCATTGCCTATTTTTCCTTACAAAGAATTCTACCTCGTCATGTGCATTTATTAATCAGAACTACTGAACACATTACACAATACGATAACCTAAGTACAGTACCATATCAGAACTGCCTTTTACTAAAAGATTAAGATGACTGCTGACACTAAATTTTGTAGATGTTTACTTGTTAAAAGCAATTTCAGGCATCTTTGGCCATTCAGAATCCCTAGGTACCTAATGTAACCTTTCTGTTGAAATCTTGTGGTTGGTAATCTACTAGGTCCAAGAAATTGTAcacatttcttttctgtaattatttccCAGTACTTACAGACAGTAAGCTAAGACTTTTTGGTGAGGTAATACCAATACAGAAATTTGGCTGTGGAAGAAAATTTACTTTTGATCAGAATTGGGACTCTAGAATTAAAACGTTATTACTTATAGCCTCATTCAGATTGCCTTTAGTATATCTTACTAGTAGTAAGATAGTACTTTAGTAATGCTTTTAGTAAGATATACTAAAGGCAATCTTAGTATATCTTACTGATGTACTTTAGTATACTGATATACTTTAGTATATCTTACTTACCCTGCAAGTATAAAAACCAGATCTTCACAAGtttaaatttatgtgaaaattcaCGCACAGTTATTTAACAAAAGAACATTCATTGTTTTGGCCTTGCTGGTGTTAAGGAATAAAGCTTGTATATACTCACTCTACTCCCGTACCTCCACAGTTGAACTTACTGCTTGCATTCTCCTAAAAATGCTATTCTGCCAAACCAGTGGTTCTCGGCTGGGCTCTGTTTTGTCCTTcagggacatctggcaatgtctggggaaAAATTGGTTATCACAACTTGATATAGGTATCTAGTGGTAGGGGCCAGAGATGTGGCTAAACATGTGCAATGCATAGGAATAGCCCCTCACAACAAAAAATGAACTGGCCCAAATTGCtagtagtgctgaggttgagagtCTCTGTACTAAACTGTTAAAAGCAAATAGAATTATCCACCTTACGGCTACCCTGTGCTATATCAATGTTTCTCAAATATTAACGGTCACATGAATTATCTGGGGACCTTGTGAAAGGCCCATACCACTTTTTAggcttttttaaaacaaagaattggTGAAATATAATTAccaaagttaaaaagaaaaaacctttttctttcttctattaattAGGTcagttataaatgtatatgtgctGTATGTGCTGGTTACATTTAATAAGATTGGCTTAATTGGTGGAAACATGCTATTAGATTCAACAAAAGAATccactgaagcatttttttttgcTCACTTCATTATAAGAAAACTGTGTTTGGAAACCATGTTTGGAAAGTGAGTTAAATCTGCTGAATCATGGTTTTCATATTAAGTCCTTAAAAAAACTGGATTCTACTGATAATCTTTGAGGTAAGACGTCTACAGCTGTTAAAATTGAATACACAACATTCTGTCATGCAGTAAGTTACAGAAGAAGCAATTTAGAATCAGGACTCAGTTTTTTTAAACACTCAAATCTTATGAGGAAATTAGCTTCATTGATTCCTGgaaaatgcttaaaattaaaaacactagcTTTATTCAAATACTACCCATCTGTACATTAAAAAACAAGCAGAATAGaagtaaatgttttattcttccaACTAAATTCCAGTACTACAAGGGTGGTAAAACAATGATACACTGGAAAAAAtgcagcaataaacatttgttaaaaagactgatagaataaataaaactaccaaaaaaaaaaaaagaaaatcatataaacCCATTCTGAAACCCCAAGAAGTCCTGGAATACAGAAATGCCCTCCTCTATTTCACAGGAAGCACTGTAGGCTATTTGCTTAATATTGTCCTGGAATTAcattctaaaattattaataactggTTACAGTTTGGTTGTAGTGCACAATTAAAATCACACTAACTTCATCTGAAGTGTCATTCTACAGTTTTATTTACACAACCAGTGAAGGGCATGTTCTAGAATACCAGCTTTAATCCTTTTCAAACATATTAATATGAGAAGCCAAATTGTAATGATACAGCAAAATGAGGCCACTGGTATTAATACAGGTAGCAAAGGTCCACATCCAGGCGGTACTGACATCAGGGGAATTTCCAAAACCAGTTGCTGCTGCCTAAGAGTGGTTGCCACTGACGAAAGCTTGAAGTAACCTGTATTCACAGGGGGGTATTGGCATTGCTGCATGTCAATAATTGGGACCTCTTGCAACAACTCAACAAGGAACAAGGCAGCCCACAAACGCAGAATATGTGATACGTGATTCATGAAACATCTaaagggggagaaaaggaaaattagtgCACAGTAAAAGGTAAAAATTCAAGCAAATACCAGATCTTGATTCCCAGGATTCCCCCTGGCTATTTAAGTGACCAAAAGCCTTACAAAGTTATGCTGCCTACTTCCTCCAGGTGTTTTCTCTGTAATTTTCTGTTAAATTCTCGAgtatgaaaataattatcttcttaAAAGATGgtcttgtttccattttttaacttCAAAGGTAAAATACTTACAACTAGCAGGCTGTTCTCCATATCGTCGCATTATTTGATCATGCGTAAACTTCACAAATGCATCATATTGTTCTATAAATAAAGGTGTATATCAATTACATGATTTGCAAAATGCCCTCTATATTAGAGCCAGATCAACTCTCAAAATACAAAACAGTAAGTCTAAGTTGACACTTTTAGTGCATGAAATGGAAAGAGCATGAAGCTGAGTAAACCTATATTTTAGTCCAAATCACATGACCTCATAAACAGACTAAAtggggtttatttatttattaagattagaaataaaaagctTGCAATAAAAAGATACCTTTCTACTTTGAAAGTTTATACATGGTCTATGAATGGCAATTTACTGcaatgagaaaacagaacaaaacatccACCTATAACCTAATCATATGTCACAGAAAAAGATGTCATGTAACTAAGCAAATTCTCTTACATTAATATCTTGATTTAACTCCGTAAGAATCAAAAAGCTTATAATACCTATATAAAGTAAAATCTGTGGTTTAGAAAGAGCATTCTGATTAGgttatcataattttatttgctgCACTTAtcaaactttactgaattttttgataattaaaataagacTGCAGTTTAAATACCCTAAAATGATTTACACAGCACCAGccaattagatattttaaatgtccACACTGATGGCAAAGTTATGAAGGATACAAAGTCCAAAATTTCCCAACCCAACTGAGGTACACAGCTGAAGTCCATTTTTAGCACAAGATACATACATCAAAAGAAAATTGTAGTTCGCTAATACTGCTAACTAATCTACATGGCTAGCGAATACTCTTTTCCTGAGGTTGCTAAGGTGGGCCATGACCTACAAGAAAGTTAATTTCCTTTCTTGAACTGAAATTCTCTGGTTCTTAAAGACCATACTTTACCAGTGCATAGAAAGGGTAACTTCACTGATACAAAGTACATGTGGGAAATAATGCAGTTCTTAAAATGAGTTTCTGggaaactgtaaaaaataaactcaTCACATACCTGCAAGTTTTGTGTTCaatatttcttcatattcttctCGAACTTTCTCTTCACGTTCTTTCAACAAACGTTCACAGATCATCCCAACTTGCCGTAGAGTAAATAAGGGCTGTTCTTTTTTTAGTGGTGAGGATGTTGCGGATGAAGTCCCTATGTATAACAAGAACAAACAAGAGCACCTGATTGTTAGAGCAATGATAGAAAGCATCTTCTAACTGAAGAGGTTTGATTGGGATCTCTTCAATCTTgatataaaagaatttttaatcagtttttagCACAGGATTTCCCAGTCACATAAAAtgggattaaaattaaaattctatcaGCTTGTGACTCTGGAAAAACACAGCAAGATATAATCAAATAAGGGAAAAAGTCTAaagatgaatagaaaaaaattcatgatacaaacaaaatgtaaatatgataaTGATATATCCcattaaaaaaacttaatctCCATTCTAGAAAATAGCATACCATAAAGTGTTTTAGTGACTAAACCTTCCTACAATAAAGAACATCTCTAGTCTAAAGCTTAATTTTAGTTAGTCCCAGAGTAACAAATGATTATGCCTGTAAAAAGACAATGTTAAAAAGCCAAACCATTAATAAATATCTTAACCCACAACAAACTGGGGGTTATTCTACCTTTTCACTATAATAGAAGTGAAATTTTCCAAACCCCTTAACTTAGAGGAGTTTccctctattaaaaaaagaaaatagatttcatGTTGGCACAATAAAACCTTTATGTTAAAGAAAAGTGTATAGCATGaaccctttttaaaaagatactttaaaaaacattctagAATCTAGATACTTGTCCCTTGCTAAAGGAGCATAATTGATTCTGAAGGTATTTAAACACAGTAACCATTATTAATTCACATTAATTCACAATTCACATAGAAAAATACGCTCAAGTATTGAGCTCATGATATGCTTAAAACTCTGTAATATAAAACTACACTGTCGTCACTAAGATTCCTAAAGCAACTAAACCCAAGAGCAGCTGTACCATCAGTGTCTGTCAATTCCATTAGTAAAGTAGCAAAGAGACTCCTTCAGTATTTTTAAACCTAGAgtaggaccttttttttttttttaaagaaaacattattttgtgatcttaaaaaacataatttttaagacACTAATCATAGGTCTATGTTAAGAAAAGCTGTATGGGAGAACAAGATGCCAAGGTTCTCTCAGTGTAAGCTGATTTCATAAGCAAAGATTCAGAGAAGGCTTATTGATTTCTGTGCTCTCTTAAAGGAAAGGGCACTGAAACTTTATCACCtgaattttgtactttttttctaataaggtttttgttttttaatattagttAGGAGaccactttctaaaaataaatccttGACACTATACACctaatattcaatatttaaattttatggttCAGGGTCCTTAGAGATTACGAATATAATAGCCACCTGGAGTTATCAGATAATGAGATACCTCACATAAAAGATTTCTTCAGAAATGTGTTCTCTTCTAGTACCACGTAAGGCACTATGATCTTCCAAAAACATCATTTTCATCTTAAGAACATCTGAAATTAATTCTTTTGAGAACTGAGGATTATGACAGCCATCTCTTATGACACTACTACTAGTATTTTATACAACTGTGTCTACCACAAGAATAAATAAAGTACACCAGCTTTAGTCCATAATTACTAAGGCTATCTTAACTTACTTTCAAATTCCTAGCTTTGTTAAGGCTGCCAGTTAATTGATCTTCTGAGTAAACTAACTAATGAAAGGATAATGTTCTTGGTTTCCTGCTGATATAGTCTAGTCCCCAACCCTCACTCCCCTTACCAAATTTCAACCACTTATACCTGGCCCCCCAAATCTGCAGGTATACTACAGTATTTAGTTTGGAATAATTTCATGCTTCctaatctaattttatttgaCTATTCTGTggcctttgaatttttttttactctgccAGGTTTTACTATCCTTGCTGGGAACTTTATTAAAGTTTTGATGGCTCTTTTTCAGCAAGAAATTTCAATTTTCCCTTCACTTCAAGTAGCCACCCTTATTTTtctgccctttttaaaaaaagtttactcACAACCACTTCCTCCAACAAGAAGGAGGTTGAAACAGATACAGGATGAAAAAAATCCACCTATAGGAATCTATCTCAATAGTACAAACGTATGTGAGGGTATGTGCACAGGGATATTTCTATAAATACTGTAAGAGCAGAACTTCTAATTAATCTATCAATAATGGACGGTTAAGTAATTATGGAAAATCTATAAAATGGCAGTGTTCAGCCATGACAAGGTGTATCTATATGTAACAAAGAAGCATATGGTATATTGttactttttttgattttttaataaatggggGTTATAAATCTTAGTACTTATAGGATTGTCCACACTTTGGGGATATTATATACAAGTGGTTGTCTCTGGTTAAAGCGGGAATCCAGGTGGTGGTTTCTTATTCTGTACCATATTTTTAAGATATCATGCATtacttgtataaatattttttttttaagtaggggAATACTAGCTTAAGTGACTAAAGGCAATTTGGATCACACTTTTCCCAttctaaataacatttcttttcacttgaagaaaaaacatttctttaagtTTACTGTTTCTTGAAGTTTATTATTACCTGGTGAAGCTGGTCCACTGAGGAGAAATGCATGTGGCTGTGCATCAGAAGTACAACATGGATCTGTCTGTTGGAAACTAGTTTCTAAATGTCTTCTCTTCTGCATGCGTTTATACTCTTGTTTTATGTTGTACAGAATttgttctaaaagaaaaaaaggtaagatTTGGCAAgataaaaacttttgtttttttttaaaggtttgctTTCCAATAATTATTTAGTAGAACCAATCTACCCAAAATATCCCCTTCAAATAATATCCAGAAAACTGATTCTGAGAGAAATTCATTTCAGCACAACTGGGGGCACTCGCTCAGAAACAGCACATACACACAACCTGGAATCCAGCTATTCAACAATATCTTTTTTGTTGATGACTGACTGCCAAAAAATAAGCATACAAGTTTTTCATTCAAATAATGATCAGTCTGTGAACTAAAACACCTATTTTACTCAGATTTTTTAAGAGTCCCAAACTCAAAGCTCATCTATTTATCACACACAGAACTATTACAGTTAACAGGTTTTTCCAAGCCCATATAAATAATTAGAAGGGAGGAAGATTATATATATTCAAGCAGTACCACTGAGAAGTGACAGGTcaacaaaacaaagcagatgGGAATTAAAAAACCATCGTACATCCAATGGTCATGGCCATTAATATTAAGCTCAATAGACTCTAAGAATATTACGATATTAACAGCAAAGCATTCTGAATCTCAGTAGTGGTGGGGACCCACATAAAGTGATTAGTATTAATACATAACAGGTCGTCCTCAATAAGTAAGAACCACTATATTACAGTGCAGTTTATCTTGAACCACAACCATAGAAACAGGGTTAAAATTATACACAGCCTATCCTTTAGGCCAGTACGATTCATTTTAGAAGATTTCTAATTCAAAATAGTTACCATTTAGCTTCTCCAGAAAATCCCTGCTTGGGGTTTCCACTCCCCTCCAGACATTCTCACTATCCCCTTAGCTACCAAATTAACAGGTTATCAATGTGAAACTATACCCCAAGAAGTTTACTAATCCCAATGCAGAGCAACattaagcaaaaatgaaaaggtaGCAATTAACAAGCAATAAAAAGATTCATAAATACAGCAGAGTATAACTTTAACATTCAACTCTACAATAATGCATGAATTTAAGAACTGAAAATTCAATCGAATGCTAAAGATTTATGTACAATaatcttttgtaaaatttaatagTGGTGGTTTTCTTAGGTATATACTTGTTACTTGTCCCTTTTCTCACTTTATTTCCCTAGGAGAAGAACTTTGAGGACTTTTGAGAGACTCTGAGGGGACATAAATCAGTCCCCTAAACATTTTACTTACTGCCAGTGTTTCAGtattttaactggaaaaaaaatacagttgcaAGATCTAGCTAGTTaagataccatttatataaatttttgtgtgtAAACAAATCTGTTTACATATACATGAATGTGTGGTTTAAATAGAAAATCACACATTGGAATGATTAATTTCAGGATGGTCATCAGGGGTGCTTTAGCTGTATTTAACGTTTTCAGAATGTTAACACTTGTTTAATACGAGTTATAGTCATTTTCagtccttttacatttatttgaaatagtttgtattaataatttaaaaatgaagttatcGGTATGAATAAAATGGCTGTCTACTGAACAGTTAAGATACCTTGATATAAATGGGTTAATATTCACTAGAGGTATTCAATAGAACTGGTGCAACATCCAATCTCAACCAGGATAAGCACAAATATCCTCATCTTTTAATAACAGAACTCTTTTTAGTAACAATATtctaaaacactttaaaaacagTGATATTTCACTGACAGACAGCAAGCTTCACTCATTTACCACTCTTTCTGTTCAAAGCTACCACTATACTGATCAAAACTGCCATTCAAAGCATCATAAAGTTCATCCATAACCAGAGACTTTAGGATATACTAGCTCAGGTAACTGGACTTTAATATCTATCTTTTGTGTgacttatatattaatacattatttgaTCACCACATAGCTGTTCTCAGATTACTTTAGTATTCCTTTTGcttcccacccacacacacacacaaaaaaaaaacaaccaaagcACAACTAAAATGTACCAAAAAATGCTTATAACAAACTCAATTTATTCATGTGACAGTCTCAATTAGGATCTAACCAGGATTAAGATAAtagtaaaaacttttaaaaatttagctgtgTAAAACTCCATACCATCTAATACTTAGAGACATCACTAACAAGATAAAGAACTTTCAGGTATAATATGCAAGTAAAAAATTCACcaattaaaatgtacaaatcacCGAGTTCTGGCAACGGTATACAGTCTTGGAACCATCACAACTGTGATAAAGAACTTACCACCACCCCAAAGAGTTCTCTCATGCTCCTTTGCAGTTAATTCACCACTGACACCACACCCCTAACCAATCAGCCAATACTGCTGTTACTATATAGTTTTGcctttctagaatttcatataaatggaatcataaagagCATAGACTTTTGTGGCCGAgtacagtagctcacacctgtaatcctagcactttggaaggctgaggtaggaggatcacttgaggctaggagttcgagatcagcctgagcaacacagatcCCAGctccacaaaagaaaacaaacaaacaaacaaacaaaaaaaaaaaactgccggGCATGacggcatgtgcctgtagtcccagctagttgggaagctgaggcaggaggatcgcttgagcccagcagtttgaggttgcagtgagctatgatgacaccactgtgctccagtctgggcaacagagcaagacgctgtctctaaaaaaaaaaaaaatacacacacacacacacacacacacacacacacttgtctgaacttctttcactcagcaaaatGCTTCTGAGATTCATATACATTTCATGAATCagaaattccttccttttttattgaTGAGTACTATTCCAGTATGTGTTTGtccatttatccattctcctgttaatggacatttggactGTTTCCAATTTGAGGCtattataaatattcaagtaCAAATCTTTAGGTGGacagattttcatttctcttgggtaaatacctaagaatgGGACTGGATTGCCTGATCACATGGCAAGTGAAtggttttattttggaagaaaccaccaaaccattttccagaataattttaccattttgcattcccaccaataacGTATTGGAGTTCCagctgctccacatccttgccgaCACTTGATATCATCAGTTAAAGAGCTGAAGAATTTTGAACACTATTGCCTGCATTGCTTTTTACATCTACTATGATGCAACTATGTCATCTAAGCCGCACCATGCCCTCAAATGCTCTAATACTGGTAACATGTGATCAACAATGTTATGCAGTGAATGGTCCAATTTAACTTGGCCAAGATCTCTGCAGCACAAGGAACAAACAGCTAACTACAAGTCTCAAGCTCAATTTCTTTCAGTTCAGGGGTATAAACAGTTTTGAAGCTAACTCAAGAAATTTCCTCAGATTCAATATTCGACAACTCAATAGGCTACTGAGCTAAGTGCAATCTAGATACTTGACTGACTTAAACTGTTTCCATACATCAGTAATGTACTTACGTCTACTTAGTTTTAAGCTATCCCAGTACATGTAACATTTGACATTGTTTTGCCAACACAATTTACAGTCCATAAAGTCAAAGCTTCACTTGAATTATCAGCTACACATTCCAGTTTTAATCACATAGCCTTCATATTTGGCTTACGAGGCACAGACTGAATATGCAATCATTTAGAGCAAAATATATATGCTCATTATTAATGACAAGCCATACCACAAATGGCTGTATAGCCcccttttaaaattctaaaaactacAATACTCTCCTACCATAAAATACTGCCTAAGTAAAAGTCAATATTAGCCTAGGTGAAAGTCATGGCATTTTCATTCCCAAATCTAATAAATGTCATTAAGATTGCTAATAAAAATCCTCAtccttggccaggcacagtggctcacacctctaatcctagcactatgggaggccaaggcaggaggactgcttgagctcaggagtttgagactagcatGAACAAGAGTGAGGCCcccaaatgtattaaaaatagaaaacttagctagACTtcctggcacacacctgtaataccagctactctggaggctgaggcaagaggattgcttaagcccaggagtttgaggttgcagtgaactacaatgaGGCTCTACCTagaggaacagagcaagactctgtctcaaaaaaaaaaattctcatgctTAACAGGTAGATGTATCAATGAGCCAGCACTTACTCCTTTGGAGTACTTTTATAAACAAGGCATatgaatgtgaaaagaaaaagactcttTTTAGTTACCACTGATTACTTAAATCctagctgaggcgggaggattgcttgaggtcagaagccggagaccagcctaagcaagaacaagaccccatgtctactaaaaacaggaaaattagccagacgtggtggcttgcacctgtaatcccagctacttggggggctgaggcaggaggatcgcttgagcccaggagtttgaggttgctgtgagctaggctgatgccacagcactctagcctgggcagcagagtgagactttgtctcaaaaaaaaaaaaaaatcctaaccaCAATTAATAAGGTCaacaatataaaaaagagaaagcagctatggaataaaaaaataattgatgaaggtaGGAGAAACATCAAGATGGGACTGAAAGCAAAGGAAGGAACACAGAAttgaaagcaattaaaaatgtgtttaaaggAGAAGCATAAATGAGGGGCGGATATCTTTCTAGAGTCCACAAGCTCTAAAACTCTGATGTGTGAAACTAAACTTTTGCTCCAGACCCGTAAAGCTTTACTATTTTACAACAAACATAACTACTAGATCAAACATGGTTTCATGAACAGTTTTAAATTTACGCATATGAGACTCTTTTGTATCACTTTATATGCCAATAATACCATTTATTTCTCTATGGAATATCTTTGGGAAAAAACAGTGAAAGTACATCTAGAATAACAACATAAACaatgggataaaaaaaaaatcttcaaactcTGCCAGTTCTAGGCAGGAACACAAATGATATGGAAAAACTGTACATAATTAAGAAAACCTGCAATAGTCATTAAGACCCAAAACTAAGAAACCGttccaaataaaataacagaacaaATCTAGAGCTCTGAACTACATACTAGAAATTGCCATgtctactttataaattaaaacacacacaactGGGAGTTGCTATGGAGACCCATCTTTATAAATCGGCTATTTTCCCAGGATCATCTGTTCAGAAACTAAAATAGTTCTTATGTTCTCCTTGAAGGAACTTTAAGGACAATATTCTTATCCAACCAAGAGCTATATGACTAAGAAGAATAGCTGATGCCATTTTAAATTCACTTTACAATTAATGCTATATCAAAGGGACCTGAAGTCAAATTAAAGGTACCT
This window contains:
- the AKIRIN2 gene encoding akirin-2 — translated: MACGATLKRTLDFDPLLSPASPKRRRCAPLSAPTSAAASPSSAAAATAASFSAAAASPQKYLRMEPSPFGDVSSRLTTEQILYNIKQEYKRMQKRRHLETSFQQTDPCCTSDAQPHAFLLSGPASPGTSSATSSPLKKEQPLFTLRQVGMICERLLKEREEKVREEYEEILNTKLAEQYDAFVKFTHDQIMRRYGEQPASYVS